The window CAATTGACACCCCATTCCCAACCACAGCAGAGAACCTCTTAATGATGGATGACGAGAAATTCCGGCGTAGGAGATCGAAATTCAAGGGCTTGAAGACAATGGCATCGTCTACAGAATCCAACAGCTCCCGCGGTACTGCTGAGAGTGACCCTCCTACATCATGATTGTTGTCTTCATGTTCCACTGTGAAGTCGCTTGAATTGAGGGAACCATCTCCCCTGCCGTCCTCTGCATCATCAGCAGCTTCATTAAGATCAAACGATAGACCTGAATTCACCTCTTTACGGGGCTTCAAGGACCTGTCTTCATCGGATAGCCAACTGGGTCTTCGTTTTGATGCTCTCTTACCCACTGATATGCGTAACTGCCACCCTCCTTTTGCTAAATTTTCAAGCTTTTCTTCGTCCAGTGGAGACCCGTTTGAGAGGCACCTGAAGTCTTCTGGCAACCAATTAGCAGTGAGGATAAACATGACATTTCCGAGACTGATTTCACGGCCATGAGAATCCGGGAACCGGCCTTGTTCCATGGCTCTTCTTATGCTCCCACGAAGAAGAATGTTGGCTTCATCAATGTCCTCAAGCACGATGACAGAAAGTGGGTTCCTTCTGATGGCCTCTGCTATTCGATCAAGTGCTGTTTTTCCACGCAGATGAGGGGCATCAGAGTCTCCATCCGCACGGCGTTGCGCCAGAGGTATTATTATTGGGTTGGTGGACCCAGATACCAGCTCAGAAAGAGCTGCTGCCATTTTCTTCTTGCCAATTCTATCAGGACCCACGAACAGTAACCATGTGTCACCCTTGGAGCGTCTTTTTCCATTGCCGAGTTTGCACTGGGTCACTGTGGTGGCCACTGCGGATGCTGCATCCTGCTGCCACCATACCTTTTCTGTCAGGCCTTTCAGGAGCTTCTTGAAAGAGTCTGCATCAAGTAGCTTTTTGCTCTGTAATTCATCGAACTTGTCTTGTGACTCGGAAGAGAGGCAGCTCAAGAAGTCATTAATGCCTTCTTTGTGTGTTTCTTCTGGAGTGGCATCAGCTGGCTTTGTTTGCCCAAGGACCAGGTCGGTTGTTACCGGAATTTGCTGTGGGCTGACCACATGCTCTGATGGGTGGATTGGCGTTGGATTTGAGCTCAATTGCAAAGAGGTTCCAAGATTTTTATTCAGTGGTATTTTGGGTTGGAATTGGCGCCCCAGCAAATTCATATTGTATAGGCCAGTCATTGACAAAGAAGTTGGAACAAGTCTCTCTGTGCTCACATTTAGCTGATGAAATTTAGGATGTAAACTCAAACAGGAATCATGCCATTTCTTCTGTATTTCTTGAGTCCTCTTCTTCACATTCACTTCTTGGTTCTATTTAAAACACAAAGAAATACAACAGTTAGAAAGCATGTATTTTCTAAGAAAcccaacaaacaaacaaacaaacaacgtaattaattgttttaatcaAATTCACCTGAGCCTGATCCATTACTTTGCCGTTATCTTTATTAGTTTTAGCATTCTGTAACCACTGTGGAAGGGACGGTTTAGCTGCCTCTGATTTGAGCTCAGTATCTGATTTCTCAGTTTCTTTCAACATTTCTGCCACTTCTTGCTCGCAGCTCTGCATACATTGTGGGCAACAAATTGATACTGCAGCAGGATCTACGTTCTCAGAGGC of the Glycine max cultivar Williams 82 chromosome 13, Glycine_max_v4.0, whole genome shotgun sequence genome contains:
- the LOC100785122 gene encoding protein SUPPRESSOR OF MAX2 1, translated to MRAGLSTIQQTLTPEAASVLNHSIAEAGRRNHGQTTPLHVAATLLASPSGFLRQACIKSHPNSSHPLQCRALELCFSVALERLPTSQNTSSSMEPPISNALMAALKRAQAHQRRGYPEQQQQPLLAVKVELEQLIISILDDPSVSRVMREASFSSPAVKATIEQSLNAVPSTVNSGLGFRPSAVAPVNSAPGRNLYLNPRLQQQQQQGSTAQHRGDEVKRILDILLRTKKRNPILVGESEPEAAIKEVIKKIENKELGEGAFANAHVIHLEKELPSDKAQIPARLKELGDLIETRIGNSGCGGVFVDLGDLKWLVEQPVGFGIGGGLGNMQQLTLAEAGRAAVAEMGRLVSKFGEGGAGRLWLLGTATCETYLRCQVYHPTMENDWDLQAVPITTRASLPGIFPRLGTNGFLGTSLESLSPLKTLSTTTIPPLRRASENVDPAAVSICCPQCMQSCEQEVAEMLKETEKSDTELKSEAAKPSLPQWLQNAKTNKDNGKVMDQAQNQEVNVKKRTQEIQKKWHDSCLSLHPKFHQLNVSTERLVPTSLSMTGLYNMNLLGRQFQPKIPLNKNLGTSLQLSSNPTPIHPSEHVVSPQQIPVTTDLVLGQTKPADATPEETHKEGINDFLSCLSSESQDKFDELQSKKLLDADSFKKLLKGLTEKVWWQQDAASAVATTVTQCKLGNGKRRSKGDTWLLFVGPDRIGKKKMAAALSELVSGSTNPIIIPLAQRRADGDSDAPHLRGKTALDRIAEAIRRNPLSVIVLEDIDEANILLRGSIRRAMEQGRFPDSHGREISLGNVMFILTANWLPEDFRCLSNGSPLDEEKLENLAKGGWQLRISVGKRASKRRPSWLSDEDRSLKPRKEVNSGLSFDLNEAADDAEDGRGDGSLNSSDFTVEHEDNNHDVGGSLSAVPRELLDSVDDAIVFKPLNFDLLRRNFSSSIIKRFSAVVGNGVSIEVQGEALDKITSGVWLGQTTIDEWMDKALVPSFHQLKKNLNSTTHDHNSSMLFRLEDDGYSDRWGSQEWLPATVRVVGE